CGGCCACCAGAGATCCCTGGATCATGTGCGGCAGCGCCTGCAGGTTCACGAAGGAGGGGGAGCGGAAGCGCATGCGGTAGGGCTTGTCCTCCCCCTGGCTGACGATGTAGAAGCCGAGCTCGCCGCGCGGCCCTTCGACGACGTGGTAGACCTCGCCCACCGGGGGCTTGATGCGCTTGGGGACCTTGCCCATGATGTCGCCCGCGGGGAGCTGCTCGAGCGCCTGCTCGACGATGCGCAGGCTCTGCCGCATCTCCTCCATGCGCACCAGATAGCGATCGTAGGTGTCGCTGTTCTCCCCGAGGGGCACATCGAAGTTGAAGCGCGGGTAGACCGAGTACGGGTGAACTTTGCGCAGGTCGTAATCCACGCCCGCGGCGCGCAGGCAGGGGCCGGTCACGCCGAAGTCGATGGCGTCCTCGGCCTTCAGGATGCCGACGCCCTTGGTCCGGCCGATCCAGATGCGGTTCTTCGTGAGCAGGGTCGCGTATTCCTTCTGCCTCTCGGGAAAGATCTTCACGAAGTGGCGGACCCGATCGGTCCAGCCCGGCGGCACGTCCCACGGTAGTCCGCCGATGCGGTAGGCGTTGTAGGTGAGGCGCGCGCCGCAAAACGCTTCGAACAGGTCGAGCAGGATCTCCCGCTCCCGGAAGCAGTAGAAGAAGACCGTCATGGCGCCGATGTCCAGGGCATGCGTCCCGAGCCAGACCAGGTGGCTGGCGATGCGCTGCAGCTCGGCGGTGATGACGCGGATGTACTCGGCGCGCTCCGGCACCGTTACGCCCATCAGCTTCTCGACCGCTTCGACGTAGCCGAGGTTCTCGTACATCGCCGCGACGTAGTCGAGCCGGTCGGTGTAAGGCTCGATCATGTGGTAGTTCTTCGACTCGCAGAGCTTCTCCACGCCGCGGTGCAGGTAGCCGATCATCACGTCGGTGTCGGTGACCGTCTCTCCGTCGAGGACCAGCTTCAGCCGGAGCACCCCGTGCGTGCTCGGGTGCTGCGGGCCCATGTTGATGTCCATCATCTCGGTGCGAAACATCCGGTCCCCTCAGCGCAGCTTCAGGTGATCGCGGTCGTGGCCTCTCGTCGGGTACTCCTTGCGCAGCGGGTGCCCCTGCCACTCGTCGGTGAGGAGGATGCGGCGGAGATCGGGGTGCCCCTCGAAAGGAATCCCGAGCAGGTCGAAGGCTTCCCGCTCGTGCCAGTTGGCCGTGCGCCAGATGCCGGT
The window above is part of the Candidatus Polarisedimenticolia bacterium genome. Proteins encoded here:
- a CDS encoding NADH-quinone oxidoreductase subunit D, giving the protein MFRTEMMDINMGPQHPSTHGVLRLKLVLDGETVTDTDVMIGYLHRGVEKLCESKNYHMIEPYTDRLDYVAAMYENLGYVEAVEKLMGVTVPERAEYIRVITAELQRIASHLVWLGTHALDIGAMTVFFYCFREREILLDLFEAFCGARLTYNAYRIGGLPWDVPPGWTDRVRHFVKIFPERQKEYATLLTKNRIWIGRTKGVGILKAEDAIDFGVTGPCLRAAGVDYDLRKVHPYSVYPRFNFDVPLGENSDTYDRYLVRMEEMRQSLRIVEQALEQLPAGDIMGKVPKRIKPPVGEVYHVVEGPRGELGFYIVSQGEDKPYRMRFRSPSFVNLQALPHMIQGSLVADVVAVIGTLDIVLGDVDR